AATCCTATTTCTTTTAGCTCTTCGGTTAAATCTCCACCTTTTAAAAACAAATAAGTACAATGCTGAGGGTTTTGTAGTTTTTTTGTCCAAGTAATTAACTGTTTAGTAGGAGCTACAGCTCTT
The sequence above is drawn from the Chitinophagales bacterium genome and encodes:
- a CDS encoding 16S rRNA (guanine(527)-N(7))-methyltransferase RsmG, producing RAVAPTKQLITWTKKLQNPQHCTYLFLKGGDLTEELKEIGFRATVINISQYYKEPFFETKKIVVVKA